One genomic segment of Spartobacteria bacterium includes these proteins:
- a CDS encoding PKD domain-containing protein, with product MSFSRREDLFSHFQALEVFLEKVPIIGSFFRKNSNHWNFLFWVFLTMATPVLAQATFDDALNKVVTEVLDGKTKRVEVSALRTQAKRGRVQLQTWGNRVVEQPWDNAWVFMVDDAPLANWAHPCRYVFVSADLSDVVVQNALTPLEAVAAGGTRSAAVELDVVIPFDFSNATDTKKKRSDARARAIRYDGSVSNCYAVIVSGGYNKANNHIRYWGDVAHIYSTLSLKYGYPKTNIYALVSDGLDPADDRSDDTNSPWDLDGDGTNDTQAAATAGNISNVFVHLQSILTTNDQLFVYLTDHGGPTEGGGEWDVELNLWNQEVLRDADLKALTTNFACPVLFTMEQCYGGGFLDDLNQSNRLIATAAHYDESSYAGNTFPWFDQWAYHWTAAMRGFYPQTNAPWIDAEPCDADLNGDGFVSFGEANDYAYANKYALDHPMYQENPTNMGRRSFLAVHSRDAMGMTGFALNETPPVMYTGRPVPLNITAQNVWGDTMTNYTGTLHVFTEAQPIDPGTYAGGDDGISAYPLNTTYMDCRVQTIYPPEVFGPARTLDSLQLNVLQTPTLPMSNLTIRLKHTAMTEYPTNPVWETEGWTTVYVSNLLLTTTGWYTFAFNPTFNYDGTNSLMVDFSLHNEEYDNGGGFSMSRATTNVSVAFVSDNEHGEPLTWSNDVPQPYLSTEFPRLRFGPSPIPVHVPVTPTNLVDFSSGVCTGAVSLLNTAAVVRLWVADATNAAWKASTEWFEIQEGSCSNFADATHAPQFSWTTGGDADWFAQYEVVRDYGPCAAQAGTISNDASSWIQTEVTGNGMISFYWKVSSEEGWDFLQFRINGAHQYQMSGEVDWQQRQYEISGVSTLRWVYAKDESSSEGDDTGWMTDFEFLPFTGRFVQVIGELDFGRIEIGDSLEKTIQVANRGDEELTVSNITLPEYFAATPTNFMLTAGETNTVTVTFTPLADGVFTGICAVISDAQSGFATLPVSGEGFISTHRYVWTNSPSPSAPYTNWITAAHVIQDALDVASRDDIVWVTNGVYDTGGAYGFGQTNRIVVSTGIVVRSINGPAVTHIVGAADPSATNELGLGSAAVRGVLLMSNSVLDGFTVRGSRTTLNGYGGGVASDGAILGRSSPFDIYGDLPLGRITNCVISGNAAKSGGGGAFFFANNSIIQSNAAQSGGGTAIALVHRCEVRDNVAQQWGGGMAMSFASACRITGNTATMGGGVYVNRITRNCVISGNTATEYGGGVLAGDLIESSTIVGNRATTGGGIWQTRAINCVIAHNDAIYGADYADCEALTSCVTTTNGTVESTTNTLFADPLIVSLNDPHLLPDSPARDAGTNVAWMTDSGDIDDEARLNGVLVDIGADEFWANGLTDTLQVAVSLPLGAQVTTGYPLPIQAGIIGRCEQTRWSLGDGTFLTNEAVFTHTFAATGNYEVTLWASNLLGEVSSTVTVRVWDAVYYVAPDGNDAADGLSWTSAKQTLQGAVDACNVPGGTIWATNGVYDAGGRAMNDLSNRVLITLPVTLRSVNGPSVTTILGASDLQATNRLGFGSNAVRCVALQQSATLSGFTLSGGRTLEAPSVVYSQQTMITQVSGGGVFCDSFLELITNCVITNCAAKEFAGGVWRGRITHTTIQDNESESYGGGAYDSQLSHCRIVSNRARFMGGLFNGEAVNSLFVGNTSMGQGGAAYNTHLKSCTVVNNSSGISQGSAVNCIVYDNAGGNWGTDESTNYTYTCTTPLPSGTGCFDGNPMLSSNYTLTAASPCINAGFNEDWMTGATDLDGSNRVIGGTVDMGAFESDLMPGDLSASFIGGVGLTWHLPQGVASCAVYRAETDTLPGEPFAMFAATNAWADATTLPGQCYYYWVQTFTGDYASPISDAVYICTPALPANTHFVWVGSQNPQAPYTNWLTAATNIQDAVDIAQNGSTVLVGDGEYAHGWANDPDDPDEGIYLKNRVFITNDITVRSLNGALVTTIQGEGPSGTGAVRCVYMRGYSTLDGFALLDGHVAQEIGFATRRNHTGGGVFMEDNALVTNCLIARCDGSGVANWNGGQLVDSTISYNTGINGGGLLLTGEALVEHCRILNNTATAQNGERGSGGGAYLAGTPEDGSPVMRNCFLSGNLAASQRVGGGGGVLLDGGHLYYCTIANNRSLEFGGGLFVGGSAITQQVVNCIVYHNSAPYGRDVYVDEMSSAPAQLTYNCVAETLPGTGNITNDPLLGGIVNEHIMAASPCRGAGNPAVVLAGETDIDGEPRLGAPNLVDIGCDQYHAEAINDYVLAGFRVSHTNVVIGAPFVLQSDCLFKMQHFVWSFNTGAGEQHITNAWEIRPVFTNAGTHSIVITATNLDGEYVYTGTVTVAESFTNYVSKTGAHIAPFTSWSNAATNVQAAIDACYAGGVTLITTGTYYQGATLRIEKPMTLRPPEELDGDQVVLHGENAYGVLFMDDAAAVVQELALKHGKASQGGGALVYAGTLQDCNVEENSAERFGGGVRAFGDARIEGCFIFRNTVNQFGGGIYADDRATVERCNISQNTSREGGGGVWLDQDAALINSFISGNRAYGGGGVAFYTGGTMRNCTITFNIAEGYGGGVWHGLGETRNCIIYYNEAPDGADNHKMTGEVVVNYCLTTPDVTGTGNITDAEPLLAGRLIPNILPASAARNAGDSAGIGLAELDIDLEPRLQNGLVDIGCDEVTVTNMIYPLMVRITGDLTTIADQPVELWSDGFGRPETLIWTVGGQSGTTTFTDVSYITPTWEMPGYYPVTLTASNLAGPFSQTVTVHVVEAGFVNYVSPSGLHMAPFTNWFYAATNVQDAIKACPEGGTTLIGPGRYVLLDPLYVDKHMTLAGVPAAEHVVLDADGNGRVMAINHTNAFIHTLTLTGGADTYAAGIELLAGTVSNVTITGNTASSMYGGVNMGGNALLTHSTIISNKAASYAGGRASGFSRVQHCEFLFNESDGDCGGLGLEHQAHAEDCTLTANLVHMGGGGGLYFNQGGSAQYMALSSNAASQGAGVYFHRGGTLRYSAITKGWAFFYGGGAWLSGGGLMELCFIRDNFALTVAPYGKAGGVVLDRGGILRDCYVAENQANHVGGVYVQGDGLIDDCDINQNLATNISIDSTTHLAQVGGVFLNGGEMRHSIVRQNISQGDIGGLQLTEDAEVRNSIIANNTAADQFGGVALFADGSPIIRNSTIAYNSANALGGLYIEDDGTVINTIAHGNTADGQPSEYMADGAPMVVHLFTNDPQFVSTTNLRLQASSTCINAGTNEDWMTGATDFDGNPRIIGPATDIGAYEYPLTPTNLVAANNAPSGCLQLTWSVVNGATGYLVYRTDGSATNQLESTVFGSFSDCTAVKGIHYLYWIAADYGTEISAASATAEGWLRKSTSLEWLLLLLNDAP from the coding sequence ATGTCTTTTTCGCGCCGTGAGGACTTGTTTTCCCATTTCCAGGCATTGGAAGTTTTTTTGGAAAAAGTTCCAATCATTGGAAGTTTTTTCAGAAAAAATTCCAATCATTGGAACTTTTTATTTTGGGTATTTTTGACGATGGCTACGCCTGTTTTGGCGCAGGCGACGTTTGACGATGCGCTGAACAAGGTGGTCACGGAGGTTTTGGACGGGAAGACGAAGCGCGTGGAAGTGTCGGCGTTGCGGACGCAGGCAAAGCGGGGGCGCGTGCAGTTGCAAACGTGGGGTAATCGCGTGGTGGAGCAGCCGTGGGACAATGCATGGGTGTTTATGGTGGACGATGCACCGCTGGCGAACTGGGCGCATCCGTGTCGCTATGTTTTTGTGTCGGCGGATTTGTCGGACGTGGTGGTGCAGAATGCGCTGACGCCGCTTGAGGCGGTGGCTGCGGGTGGCACACGCTCGGCTGCGGTCGAGCTGGATGTGGTCATTCCGTTCGATTTTTCCAATGCGACGGACACAAAAAAAAAGCGGAGTGACGCACGAGCGCGGGCGATCCGGTATGACGGAAGCGTCTCGAACTGTTATGCGGTGATCGTTTCCGGCGGCTACAACAAGGCTAATAATCACATCCGCTACTGGGGCGATGTCGCGCATATCTACAGCACCCTGTCCCTGAAATACGGCTATCCGAAAACCAATATTTATGCGCTGGTGTCTGACGGGCTTGATCCGGCGGATGACCGCAGTGACGACACGAATTCGCCGTGGGATTTGGATGGCGACGGCACGAACGACACGCAGGCCGCCGCCACCGCCGGCAACATCAGCAATGTGTTCGTTCATCTGCAATCCATCCTCACCACCAACGACCAGCTTTTTGTTTACCTGACCGATCACGGCGGACCGACAGAGGGCGGCGGCGAATGGGATGTGGAGCTGAATTTGTGGAATCAGGAGGTGCTGCGCGACGCGGATTTGAAGGCACTGACTACGAATTTCGCATGTCCGGTGTTGTTCACGATGGAGCAGTGCTACGGCGGCGGTTTTCTGGATGATTTAAACCAAAGCAACCGCCTGATTGCGACGGCGGCGCATTACGATGAGTCCTCGTATGCGGGCAACACGTTCCCCTGGTTCGATCAGTGGGCCTATCACTGGACTGCGGCCATGCGAGGCTTTTATCCGCAAACGAATGCGCCATGGATTGATGCCGAACCCTGCGATGCTGACCTGAACGGCGATGGCTTCGTGTCGTTTGGAGAGGCAAACGACTATGCGTATGCCAATAAATATGCGCTGGATCATCCGATGTATCAGGAAAATCCCACCAATATGGGCCGCCGCAGTTTTCTCGCGGTGCATTCGCGTGATGCTATGGGCATGACCGGCTTTGCGCTGAACGAGACGCCACCCGTCATGTATACCGGACGTCCCGTTCCCCTGAACATTACCGCTCAAAATGTCTGGGGTGACACGATGACGAACTACACCGGCACGCTGCATGTCTTTACCGAGGCCCAGCCCATTGACCCCGGTACGTATGCCGGCGGGGACGACGGGATTTCCGCCTATCCGCTCAACACCACCTATATGGATTGCCGCGTCCAGACGATTTATCCTCCCGAGGTGTTTGGTCCCGCGCGCACACTGGACTCCCTGCAACTGAACGTGCTGCAAACGCCGACGCTACCCATGAGCAACCTGACGATTCGGCTCAAGCACACGGCGATGACGGAGTATCCGACGAATCCCGTATGGGAAACCGAGGGCTGGACGACGGTCTATGTTTCCAATCTTCTCTTGACAACAACGGGCTGGTATACGTTCGCGTTCAATCCGACCTTTAACTACGACGGAACGAATTCGCTGATGGTGGATTTCAGTCTGCATAACGAGGAATACGACAACGGCGGGGGCTTTAGCATGAGTCGCGCCACCACCAACGTTTCCGTCGCGTTTGTCAGCGACAACGAGCATGGCGAACCGCTCACGTGGTCGAACGACGTTCCACAGCCATACCTATCAACCGAATTTCCGCGTCTGCGCTTCGGCCCGTCCCCGATTCCGGTGCATGTGCCGGTTACGCCGACGAATCTGGTGGATTTCTCGAGCGGAGTCTGCACCGGCGCGGTGAGCTTGTTGAACACCGCCGCCGTGGTGCGCTTGTGGGTGGCCGACGCCACCAATGCAGCCTGGAAGGCGAGCACGGAGTGGTTTGAAATTCAGGAAGGCTCCTGCTCGAATTTTGCCGACGCCACCCATGCGCCACAATTTTCCTGGACAACCGGCGGCGATGCGGACTGGTTCGCACAATATGAAGTGGTGCGCGACTATGGCCCGTGCGCGGCGCAGGCGGGTACGATTTCCAATGATGCATCGTCGTGGATTCAAACGGAAGTGACTGGCAACGGAATGATCTCGTTTTATTGGAAGGTTTCGTCGGAAGAGGGATGGGACTTCCTTCAGTTCCGCATCAACGGCGCGCATCAATATCAAATGTCCGGCGAGGTGGATTGGCAGCAGCGGCAGTATGAGATTTCAGGGGTGTCCACCCTGCGCTGGGTATATGCCAAGGATGAATCCTCCAGCGAGGGCGACGACACGGGCTGGATGACGGATTTTGAGTTTCTGCCCTTCACGGGCCGTTTTGTCCAGGTCATCGGCGAACTGGACTTCGGGCGCATCGAAATCGGTGATTCGCTTGAAAAGACGATTCAGGTGGCCAATCGGGGCGATGAGGAGCTGACCGTTTCTAACATCACGCTTCCAGAATATTTCGCGGCGACGCCCACGAATTTCATGCTCACGGCCGGCGAAACCAATACGGTGACCGTAACATTTACGCCCTTGGCGGACGGTGTGTTCACCGGCATCTGCGCGGTTATCAGCGACGCGCAGAGCGGTTTCGCAACGCTTCCGGTTTCGGGCGAGGGCTTCATAAGCACACATCGTTATGTCTGGACGAACAGTCCGTCTCCTTCGGCACCTTACACCAACTGGATCACGGCGGCGCACGTCATTCAGGATGCGCTGGATGTGGCCAGTCGCGACGACATCGTATGGGTGACCAACGGGGTTTACGACACCGGCGGAGCCTACGGATTTGGTCAGACCAACCGCATTGTGGTGAGTACGGGCATCGTGGTGCGTAGCATAAACGGGCCGGCAGTGACGCACATTGTCGGCGCGGCGGATCCGTCGGCAACGAACGAGCTGGGACTGGGGTCGGCGGCTGTGCGCGGCGTACTGCTCATGTCGAATTCCGTGCTGGACGGCTTTACCGTCCGCGGGAGCCGCACGACGCTCAATGGCTATGGCGGCGGCGTGGCATCGGATGGAGCTATCTTGGGTCGCTCAAGCCCATTCGATATCTACGGTGATCTTCCGCTCGGGCGGATCACCAATTGCGTGATTTCAGGGAATGCCGCAAAGTCAGGTGGCGGAGGTGCGTTCTTTTTTGCCAACAACAGCATCATTCAAAGCAATGCGGCACAGAGCGGCGGTGGAACGGCGATCGCGTTGGTGCACCGTTGCGAGGTGCGTGATAATGTGGCGCAACAATGGGGTGGCGGCATGGCCATGTCCTTTGCCAGCGCCTGCCGCATTACCGGCAATACCGCGACCATGGGTGGCGGCGTTTATGTCAATCGCATTACCCGCAACTGTGTGATTTCCGGAAATACAGCCACGGAATATGGTGGCGGTGTGCTGGCCGGAGATTTGATCGAAAGTTCGACCATCGTGGGCAATCGTGCGACGACGGGCGGCGGCATCTGGCAAACGAGGGCCATCAACTGTGTTATCGCCCATAATGACGCGATCTACGGCGCGGATTACGCTGATTGTGAGGCGTTGACTTCCTGCGTCACGACGACCAACGGAACCGTGGAAAGCACCACCAACACGCTCTTTGCGGACCCGCTCATCGTGAGCCTCAATGATCCGCATCTGCTGCCGGATTCTCCCGCACGGGATGCCGGAACCAACGTGGCATGGATGACCGATTCCGGCGACATAGATGACGAAGCGCGCCTCAACGGCGTTCTCGTGGATATCGGCGCGGATGAATTCTGGGCCAACGGGCTTACCGACACGCTGCAGGTGGCCGTGAGCCTGCCCCTCGGCGCACAGGTCACCACCGGCTATCCGCTGCCGATCCAGGCCGGCATCATCGGACGCTGCGAACAGACGCGCTGGAGTCTGGGCGACGGAACCTTCCTGACCAACGAGGCCGTCTTCACCCACACCTTCGCCGCCACCGGCAACTATGAGGTCACACTTTGGGCTTCGAATCTGCTCGGCGAAGTATCCTCCACGGTCACCGTGCGCGTCTGGGATGCCGTCTATTACGTGGCACCCGACGGCAATGACGCGGCGGACGGTCTGAGCTGGACCTCGGCCAAGCAAACCCTGCAGGGGGCGGTGGATGCCTGCAACGTGCCCGGCGGAACAATCTGGGCCACCAACGGCGTTTATGATGCCGGCGGAAGAGCCATGAACGATCTTTCCAACCGCGTGCTTATCACGCTTCCGGTTACCCTGCGCAGCGTGAACGGCCCGTCGGTCACCACCATTCTCGGCGCGTCGGATCTGCAGGCAACCAACCGCTTGGGCTTTGGCTCCAACGCCGTGCGCTGCGTCGCCCTCCAACAGAGTGCCACGCTCTCCGGATTCACGCTCTCCGGCGGGCGAACGCTGGAAGCACCATCTGTGGTATATTCGCAACAGACCATGATTACACAGGTCTCCGGCGGCGGCGTTTTTTGCGACTCATTCTTGGAGCTGATCACTAACTGTGTCATCACAAACTGCGCCGCAAAGGAATTTGCCGGCGGCGTATGGCGGGGACGAATCACGCACACCACGATACAGGACAACGAATCCGAATCATACGGCGGCGGGGCCTATGACTCGCAACTGTCGCACTGCCGTATCGTCAGCAACCGTGCCCGGTTTATGGGGGGGCTTTTCAACGGTGAGGCGGTCAATTCGCTCTTCGTCGGCAATACGTCCATGGGACAAGGCGGCGCCGCCTACAACACGCATCTGAAAAGCTGCACCGTCGTCAACAATTCCAGCGGGATTAGCCAGGGAAGCGCGGTTAATTGCATCGTGTATGACAATGCAGGCGGAAATTGGGGCACGGATGAAAGTACGAACTACACCTACACCTGCACCACGCCGCTGCCAAGCGGCACGGGGTGCTTTGACGGCAATCCCATGCTTTCAAGTAATTACACGCTCACCGCCGCTTCGCCCTGCATCAATGCGGGATTCAACGAGGACTGGATGACCGGTGCAACCGATCTGGACGGTTCCAATCGCGTCATCGGCGGCACGGTGGATATGGGCGCATTTGAATCCGACCTGATGCCCGGAGACCTATCGGCCTCCTTCATCGGCGGCGTCGGGTTGACCTGGCACCTTCCGCAGGGCGTCGCGAGCTGCGCCGTCTACCGCGCAGAAACGGACACGCTGCCCGGCGAGCCGTTCGCCATGTTTGCCGCCACCAATGCCTGGGCGGATGCAACGACCCTGCCCGGCCAGTGCTATTATTACTGGGTGCAGACATTCACCGGCGACTATGCCAGCCCCATCAGCGATGCCGTGTATATCTGCACACCCGCGTTGCCCGCCAACACCCATTTCGTCTGGGTTGGCAGTCAGAATCCGCAAGCACCCTACACGAACTGGCTCACGGCGGCGACGAACATCCAGGATGCCGTGGACATTGCGCAGAATGGCTCGACGGTGCTCGTCGGTGACGGCGAATATGCCCACGGATGGGCCAATGATCCGGATGATCCTGACGAGGGTATTTATCTGAAAAACCGCGTGTTCATCACAAACGACATCACCGTGCGCAGTCTGAACGGGGCGCTGGTCACCACGATTCAGGGCGAGGGGCCAAGCGGCACGGGTGCGGTGCGCTGCGTCTATATGCGCGGGTATTCCACATTGGACGGCTTTGCGCTCCTGGACGGGCATGTCGCGCAGGAAATCGGCTTTGCGACGCGCCGCAACCATACGGGCGGTGGCGTCTTTATGGAGGACAATGCGCTCGTGACCAACTGCCTCATTGCCCGGTGCGACGGCAGCGGCGTGGCCAATTGGAACGGCGGACAGCTTGTGGACTCGACCATCAGTTACAACACCGGCATAAACGGAGGCGGCCTCCTGCTGACCGGCGAAGCGCTGGTGGAGCATTGTCGCATTCTCAACAACACGGCCACGGCACAGAACGGCGAACGCGGCAGCGGTGGCGGCGCCTATCTTGCAGGCACGCCCGAGGACGGCTCGCCCGTCATGCGCAACTGCTTCCTGTCCGGCAATCTGGCCGCGTCGCAGCGCGTGGGCGGTGGCGGTGGCGTCCTGCTGGATGGCGGACACCTCTACTATTGCACCATTGCCAACAACCGTTCGTTGGAATTTGGCGGCGGGCTCTTCGTGGGCGGATCGGCCATCACCCAGCAGGTGGTCAACTGCATCGTCTATCACAACTCCGCGCCTTATGGCCGCGATGTGTATGTCGATGAAATGTCGTCCGCGCCTGCGCAACTGACCTATAACTGCGTGGCCGAGACGCTTCCCGGCACGGGCAACATCACCAACGATCCGCTCCTAGGAGGCATCGTCAACGAGCATATCATGGCGGCGTCTCCCTGTCGTGGCGCGGGAAATCCCGCCGTCGTGCTTGCAGGCGAAACCGATATTGACGGGGAACCCCGCCTGGGTGCGCCCAATCTCGTGGATATCGGGTGCGACCAGTATCACGCCGAAGCCATCAACGATTATGTCCTGGCCGGATTTCGTGTGTCGCACACCAACGTCGTCATCGGCGCTCCTTTCGTACTCCAATCCGACTGTCTGTTTAAAATGCAGCATTTTGTGTGGAGCTTCAACACTGGTGCTGGCGAGCAGCACATCACCAACGCCTGGGAAATCCGCCCCGTCTTCACCAACGCCGGAACCCATAGCATCGTCATCACGGCCACGAACCTGGACGGCGAGTACGTCTACACCGGCACGGTCACCGTGGCCGAGTCCTTCACCAACTACGTGTCAAAAACCGGCGCCCATATCGCCCCGTTCACCAGTTGGTCCAATGCCGCCACCAACGTGCAGGCGGCCATTGACGCGTGCTACGCGGGCGGCGTTACCCTCATCACCACCGGCACCTATTATCAGGGTGCGACCCTCCGCATCGAAAAGCCCATGACGCTTCGTCCTCCCGAGGAACTGGATGGCGACCAGGTCGTCCTCCACGGCGAAAATGCATACGGCGTGCTCTTCATGGATGATGCAGCGGCCGTCGTGCAGGAACTTGCGCTGAAGCATGGCAAGGCATCCCAGGGCGGCGGCGCACTGGTTTATGCCGGTACCTTACAGGATTGCAATGTCGAAGAAAACAGCGCCGAACGTTTCGGCGGCGGCGTGCGCGCCTTCGGCGACGCACGCATTGAGGGCTGCTTTATTTTCCGCAACACCGTCAACCAATTCGGCGGCGGCATTTATGCCGACGACCGTGCCACGGTGGAGCGTTGCAACATATCGCAAAACACCTCCCGCGAGGGTGGGGGAGGCGTCTGGCTCGACCAGGATGCCGCGCTGATCAACAGCTTCATCTCTGGCAACCGCGCTTACGGGGGCGGCGGTGTGGCCTTCTACACCGGCGGCACCATGCGCAACTGCACCATCACCTTCAACATCGCCGAAGGCTATGGCGGCGGCGTCTGGCATGGTTTAGGTGAAACGCGCAACTGTATCATTTACTACAATGAAGCCCCCGACGGAGCCGACAACCACAAGATGACCGGTGAGGTCGTGGTGAATTATTGTTTGACCACGCCAGACGTCACCGGAACGGGCAATATCACCGACGCCGAACCGCTGCTGGCCGGTAGACTCATCCCGAACATTCTTCCCGCCTCGGCGGCCCGGAATGCGGGAGATTCCGCTGGCATCGGCCTTGCGGAGCTGGACATTGACCTTGAGCCGCGCCTCCAGAATGGCTTGGTGGACATCGGCTGCGACGAAGTCACCGTCACCAACATGATTTATCCGTTAATGGTAAGAATCACGGGAGACCTCACCACCATTGCCGACCAGCCAGTCGAACTGTGGTCGGATGGTTTCGGTCGCCCCGAAACCCTCATCTGGACCGTCGGCGGACAGAGCGGCACCACTACGTTCACGGACGTGAGTTACATCACGCCCACCTGGGAAATGCCCGGATATTACCCCGTCACGCTAACCGCCTCGAATCTCGCCGGGCCATTCAGCCAAACTGTCACCGTACACGTCGTTGAAGCGGGGTTTGTCAACTATGTTTCGCCCAGCGGACTGCACATGGCCCCGTTCACCAACTGGTTTTACGCGGCCACCAACGTACAGGATGCCATCAAAGCATGTCCCGAAGGCGGCACCACCCTCATCGGCCCCGGCCGCTATGTGCTGCTTGATCCCCTGTATGTGGACAAACACATGACGCTCGCTGGCGTGCCGGCGGCCGAACATGTGGTGCTGGATGCCGACGGAAATGGACGCGTGATGGCCATCAATCACACCAACGCATTCATACATACGCTAACCCTGACCGGCGGTGCCGACACCTATGCCGCCGGAATCGAGTTGCTTGCCGGAACCGTCAGCAACGTGACCATCACCGGGAACACCGCCTCGAGCATGTACGGTGGAGTCAACATGGGCGGGAATGCCCTGCTGACCCATTCCACCATCATTAGCAACAAGGCCGCATCTTACGCGGGCGGTCGCGCTTCCGGTTTCTCGCGTGTTCAACACTGCGAGTTTCTGTTCAACGAATCCGACGGCGACTGCGGCGGACTCGGCCTGGAACACCAAGCCCACGCCGAAGACTGCACCCTGACCGCAAACCTCGTTCACATGGGTGGCGGAGGCGGACTCTACTTCAACCAGGGCGGCTCCGCACAATACATGGCTTTGTCCAGCAATGCCGCCAGCCAGGGCGCTGGTGTCTACTTCCATCGTGGTGGCACGCTGCGCTACAGCGCCATCACAAAAGGTTGGGCCTTCTTCTACGGAGGTGGCGCGTGGCTTAGCGGAGGTGGACTCATGGAGCTATGCTTCATTCGCGACAACTTCGCCCTCACCGTCGCCCCCTACGGCAAGGCGGGCGGCGTGGTTCTCGATCGCGGCGGAATTCTCCGCGACTGCTACGTAGCCGAGAACCAGGCCAATCACGTCGGCGGCGTGTACGTCCAGGGCGATGGACTCATTGACGATTGCGACATCAACCAGAACCTGGCCACGAACATATCCATCGACAGCACCACCCATCTGGCCCAGGTTGGCGGCGTATTCCTTAATGGCGGTGAAATGCGCCATTCCATCGTCAGGCAGAACATCAGCCAGGGCGACATCGGCGGCCTCCAACTCACCGAGGATGCTGAAGTGCGAAACAGCATCATCGCCAACAACACAGCCGCCGACCAATTCGGCGGTGTCGCCCTCTTCGCTGACGGCTCGCCCATCATCCGCAACAGCACCATCGCCTACAACTCGGCAAATGCCCTCGGCGGCCTCTACATCGAAGATGACGGCACGGTCATCAACACCATCGCCCACGGCAACACAGCCGACGGGCAGCCCTCCGAATACATGGCCGATGGCGCCCCCATGGTCGTTCATCTCTTCACCAACGACCCGCAATTTGTGAGCACCACCAACCTGCGCCTGCAAGCCTCCTCCACCTGCATCAACGCCGGCACCAATGAAGACTGGATGACCGGCGCGACCGACTTTGACGGGAACCCGCGCATCATCGGGCCCGCCACCGACATCGGCGCCTACGAATATCCACTCACACCCACCAACCTCGTCGCCGCCAATAATGCCCCCAGCGGTTGTCTGCAACTAACCTGGAGCGTGGTGAACGGCGCAACGGGTTATCTCGTCTACCGAACGGATGGCTCGGCAACCAATCAGCTTGAATCCACTGTGTTCGGCAGTTTTTCCGACTGCACCGCAGTCAAAGGCATCCACTACCTCTACTGGATCGCCGCCGACTACGGCACCGAAATCAGCGCCGCCAGTGCCACCGCTGAAGGCTGGCTGCGTAAAAGCACATCCCTGGAATGGTTGCTACTGTTGTTAAATGACGCGCCATAA
- a CDS encoding transcriptional regulator, with translation MECDELIKVFTDIQDEQEMKLLFEEIFTPAEKKALFLRWELMKMLEKKEPQRAIASKLHISLCKITRGSKILKTPGSIAKKYIVKHFQQQIDADAPSD, from the coding sequence ATGGAATGTGATGAGTTGATTAAGGTTTTTACTGATATTCAAGATGAACAGGAAATGAAGCTCCTTTTTGAGGAGATCTTTACTCCAGCAGAAAAGAAAGCGTTGTTTTTGCGCTGGGAACTGATGAAAATGCTGGAGAAAAAAGAGCCGCAGCGAGCCATCGCGTCGAAACTGCACATCAGTTTATGCAAAATTACGCGTGGCTCTAAAATTCTTAAAACGCCGGGCTCTATTGCCAAAAAATATATTGTAAAACATTTCCAGCAGCAAATCGATGCGGATGCTCCGTCCGACTAA
- a CDS encoding V-type ATP synthase subunit K (produces ATP from ADP in the presence of a proton gradient across the membrane; the K subunit is a nonenzymatic component which binds the dimeric form by interacting with the G and E subunits), with protein MDAAVMEAWGKFGAAAALGLAGIGSAIGTGTAGMAAVGAWKKAYATGKSAPFTLVTFIGAPLSQTIYGMILMLMMNGVAKATPTSFPLLIGAGVFGGLALGASAWFQGKAGAAASDSLGETGQGFGNYLMTIGVVETVALFVMVFAMMLVKS; from the coding sequence ATGGACGCAGCAGTAATGGAAGCATGGGGTAAGTTCGGCGCCGCAGCGGCTCTTGGACTCGCCGGTATCGGTTCAGCAATCGGAACGGGAACAGCAGGTATGGCCGCAGTGGGTGCCTGGAAAAAGGCGTATGCAACGGGTAAATCGGCACCTTTTACTTTGGTGACCTTTATCGGTGCACCTTTGTCTCAGACGATTTACGGTATGATTTTAATGTTAATGATGAACGGTGTGGCCAAAGCGACTCCCACGTCGTTTCCGTTGCTTATTGGAGCAGGCGTTTTTGGCGGTCTTGCACTGGGTGCTTCTGCCTGGTTTCAGGGTAAAGCCGGTGCCGCTGCATCGGATTCACTGGGCGAAACGGGACAGGGCTTTGGCAACTATCTGATGACCATCGGTGTGGTTGAAACAGTTGCGCTGTTTGTGATGGTCTTTGCTATGATGCTGGTAAAAAGCTGA